Within Streptomyces antibioticus, the genomic segment GCCGACGCCATGCGCGCCGTCCACGACCTCGCCCCCGACGATCTGGACGTGGCCGCGCTGTACGCCGACGCGCTGATGAACCTCACCCCCTGGCAGCTCTGGGACCTGCGGACCGGAACCCCCGCCGAGGGTGCCCGCACCCGGGAGGCCAAGGACGTCCTCGACCGCGCGCTCGCCACCGCCCCCGCCGCCCGGCACCCCGGAATCCTGCACTTCTACATCCACCTGATGGAGATGTCACCGACCCCCGAGGCCGCCCTCCGGGTCGCCGACCGGCTGCGCGGCCTGGTGCCCGACGCCGGGCACCTCGAACACATGCCGTCCCATCTGGACGTGCTCTGCGGCGACTACCGACGCGTCGTCACCGACAACACCGCGGCGATCGCCGCCGACGAGAAGTACCTCGCGCGGGCCGGCGCGATGAACTTCTACACGCTGTACCGGTCGCACAACCACCACTTCAAGATCTACGGCGCTATGTTCCTCGGCCGGTACGAGACGGCCCTCGCGGCCGCGGACCGGCTGGAGGAGTCGATCCCCGAGGAACTGCTGCGGGTGCCCAGCCCGCCGATGGCCGACTGGCTCGAAGGCTTCCTCGGGATGCGCTTCCACGTCCTGATCCGGTTCGGCCGCTGGGAGGACATCCTCGCCCTGCCGCGCCCCGCGGACCCCGGGCTGTACTGCATGACGACCGCCCTCTTCCACTACGCGCGCGGCGTCGCCCTGTCCGCAACGGGCCGGGTCGAGGAGGCCGAGGCCGAACGCGAGCTGTTCCGGGCGGCGGTGGACAGGGTCCCGGAGACCCGGATGCTGTTCAACAACACCTGCCACGACATCCTCGCCGTCGCCGCCGCGATGCTGGACGGCGAACTGGAGTACCGCAAGGGCCGCCACGACCTCGCCTTCGCCGCCCTGGAGCGCTCGATCGCCCTGGACGACGCCCTGCCCTACGACGAGCCGTGGGGCTGGATGCAGCCCACCCGGCACGCCTACGGCGCCCTGCTGCTGGAGCAGGGCCGGATCGCGGAGGCCGAGGCGGTCTACCGCGCCGACCTCGGCCTCGACGACAGCCTGCCGCGCCCCTCCCAGCACCCGGGCAACGTCTGGTCGCTGCACGGACTCCACGAGTGCCTGGTCCGGCAGGGCAAGGACGACGAGGCCCGGATCGTGGCCCACCAGCTCAAGTTCGCCGCCGCGCTGGCCGACGTACCCGTCCGGGCGTCCTGCTTCTGCCGACTGGAGGCGCCCGAGGACTCCGCCGGCCCGTCCGGCTGCTGCGGCATGGACAATTGACCGACGACGAACCGCAGGACGAGCAACCGACCGCACGACGAGGAGTCCCGGGGCATGGCGGACGCACGGTGAACGAGACACGCGGGTCCGCTCCGACGAGACCCGGGCCGGACGGCCGGACTGGTCATGACCTCGTCGCGCGCGCCCGGCTCTGGGCGCGGGTCGCGCTGCTGATGGTCGCCGGATGCGCCGCCGTGGTCGCGGGCGGCTCCGGATCCGGCGGCTGGCTGGTGCTGCTCGTCGGGCTCGCCGGACTGGGCCTGGCCGGGGCGGGCGTGTGGTGGATGCTGGCGCACCGCGGCGGCGCCCGGCTGCTGGGCGCCCTGCTCGCGGTGACCGCGCCGGTCGGCGTGCTGGTGCTGTACGCCGCGTCCGGCCTGTGGGTCGTCGCGGTGGGCGCGCTGGCGCTCTGGGCGGCCGCCCTCGCCGCGGCCCGTGCCGCCCTGCGCACCGTGCGCCGCCCCAAGGGCACGCACGGCCGCAAGGCCCTGCCGCCCCGCCGCCCGGTGCTGATCATGAACGTGAAGTCGGGCGGCGGCAAGGTCGTCAAGCACAACCTCGTGGAGCGCGCGGAGGCGCTGGGCGCGCGTGTGGTGCTGCTCGGCACCGACGAGGGCCACACCGACCCCGTCGCCGAGGCCCGGCAGGCCGTCGCCGACGGCGCGGACCTGCTCGGGGTCGCGGGCGGCGACGGCACGCAGGCCCTGGTGGCCGCCGTGGCCGCCGAACACGACCTGCCGTTCCTGGTCGTCGCGGCCGGCACCCGCAACCACTTCGCCATGGACCTCGGCCTGGACCGCAGCGACCCGGTGCTCAGCCTGGACGCCCTCACGCACGGCGTGGAACTCCGCGTCGACCTCGGGGACGTCGGCGGCCGCGCCTTCGTCAACACCGTCTCCTTCGGGGCGTACGCGGAGATAGTGCAGAGCCCCGAGTACCGCGACGCCAAGGCCACCACCGCGCTGGAACACCTGCCCGACCTGCTCCAGGGCCAGGCCGGCACCACCCTGGACGTCCGGGCCGACGACTCCTCGATCCACGCCCCGCAGGCCCTCCTCGTCAGCAACAACCCCTACGCCCGCGCCGATCCGCTGGGCGGCGGCCGCCGGCCCCGGCTGGAGACCGGTCTGCTCGGTGTGATCGGCGTCCGGGTCGAGGGGGCCGCCCAGGCCGCCGAACTGGCGCTGCTCGGTGAGCGGGCCAGCGGCATCACCTCGCTCACCGCCCGCCGCGTGGTCGTCGAGGCCGACCGGGAGACCGTGCCGGTCGCCGTGGACGGCGAGGCCCTCGACCTGCCCACCCCCGTGGTGTGCACGGTCCGCCCCGGCGCGCTGCGGGTCCGGGTGCCGCGGCACCGCCCGGGCGCCGCCTACGCGCCTCCCACGGTCGACTGGCGGCGGATCGTCCGCCTCGCGCTCGGCCGCCCCGACCCCCGTACGATCAAGGATGCCTACGATGTCTGACCGCCGTCAGAAGATCTCCGCGCTGAGTCTCGTCAGCGACCTCGCCACCATGGACCAGGCCCTGTACGAGACGGTCACGGTCACCAGGACGCCCGCCCTGGACACCGCGCTGCGCCGGCTCTCCGCGGCCGCCGACCACTCCAAGATCTCCTTCGCGGTCGCCGCGGGCCTCGCCCTGTGCGGGCGCCGTCCGCGCCGGGCCGCGGCGATGGGCGTCGCGGCCGTCGGGGTCGCCTCCGCCACCGCCAATCTGCTCGGCAAGCGGCTGGTGCGCCGGCCCCGGCCGCACCGCGCCGAGGACTCGCCGTTCCCCGGCCGCCATGTGCCGATGCCGGACTCCGCGTCCTTCCCCTCCGGGCACACCGCCTCGGCCGTCGCCTTCGCGGCCGCCGTCGGCCCGGCCTTCCCTGTCGCCGCCGTCCCGCTGGGCCTGCTGGCCTGCGCGGTCGGCTACTCCCGGGTGCACACCGGGGTCCACTACCCGGGTGACGTCGTGGCGGGGGCGCTTCTCGGCACCGGGTCCGCCGCGCTGATCGTGGCGCTCGCGTCGCGGGCCGACGTCTAGGCGACGGCCCCTGGGTGCCGTTACGGCTTCTACGGCGTCTACGGCTTCTCGCAGTACAGGAAGAGATGGGGCTCGGGCACGGCCTCGGGGTGGTCGGGGGTGAACAGCATGCTCTGCTCGGCCAGCACGGTCAGGCCCGCGTCCCGCACCACGCCGACGAGGTCCTCGGCCGTGAAACTTGTCACCCGCACCGCCTGGCCCATGAAGACGGCGTCGACGCCGTCCACGTCCAGGGGCACCGTGGCGAGCACCAGGGTGCCGCCGGGCGCCAGTGCCCGCGTGAGACGGGCGATCAGCTCGGCCTGCCCGGGCCGGTCGATCTGGAGCAGCGAGAAGTAGACGCAGACCGCGTCGAACGAGCCGTCCTCCAGCGTGAGTTCGCTCACGTCCGCCAGCCGGAACTCGGCGTCGGGAACCTGCCGGGAGGCCAGCTCCACCATCACCGGGGAGACGTCCACGCCCAGCACACGGTGGCCCGCCGAGACCAGGGTGTGCGCGGTCGGCCGGCCGGTCCCGCTGCCGACGTCCAGCACCCGGCTGCCCGGCGCGAGCCGGCCCAGGAGCCAGTCCAGGGAGGCGTGGTGGGCCGAGGAGTGCGCGAACGCCTTCTCGTAGGCGGCCCCGAGCGCGTCGAACACCGCCGCGGCCCGCGGTCCGTCGTCCTCGTCGTTCACGCTGGTCCTCCTGGGGTGACAGGCGGGGTGAGACCCGGATGAGACTCGGCTCGCGCGCATCCTCGCATCCCTGACGGCCTCTCACAACGGCGCCCTCACCCGCCGGGTGCCCGCCTCGCGACCGCCGCCTCCCGGCCGTCTCCGCTACGGAGCGCAACTCCCCGGGCGGCCCCGGCGCGGTTGTTTCCCGGCCGCCCGCGTCCTTCCGTCGCCCGCGTTTCCGCCGCATTACGCGTTCCCCGTCCGGCCCTTGGCGCGGACGAGCCGGTCGGCCGATTCGCGTCGCCCGCGGGACGACGGATTCCGCGGGCGGCCGGAATCCGAGTTTCCACTACCGTAAGTAACATGATCTGCTGCCGTCTGATGGGTGGCCTACTCGCAAGTAGCAAAGGCCGCCGCGATTCGTCGTACCCTTCGGAGGATCCCTATGCCCTCGCCCGAGGAAGCCCTGCACGAGGCCCGCGTCGCCTACGAGGAGCACCTGCGCACCTGCCGCCAGTGCCACTACGACAACGCCCCGTGCGCCGTCTCCAAGCTCCTCCTGCGCGCCTACAACAACGCCCGGCGCGCCCAGATGCGCTCCGGCAGCACCGCGCTGCGCTGACCCGGCCCGCCGCCGCCCCCGGGCTCATCCGCCGGTGGGCAGGACCACCGTCAGGTCCCTGATCTCGTAGCCGCCGATGTCGTCCTTGAACGACACCCGCGGCACCCCGGCCGTCCGCAACCCGTCCAGCGCGAAGAGCCGGCTGAGCAGCACGTCGGCCTCCAGTACGGCGACCCCCGCCCCCGGGCAGCGGTGGGCGCCGTCCCCGAACGCCAGCCCGGCCGCCCACGGGCCGAGCCCCAGCACCCGGCCCGGCCGCAGCAGCAGCGGATCGCCGCCCACGACCTCCGGATCGGCGTTCGCCTCGTCGACGTGGACGGTGATCAGCTCGCCCGTCCCGACCCGGACCCCGCCGACCTCCAGGGGCGCGGTGGTCCGGCGGGACAGGCGGCCCACGACCGGCTCCAGGCGCAGGATCTCCTGGAGCAGCGCGAGCCGCTCCGGCTCCTCCGCCGCGCGGTACCGCTTCTGCAGCGCCGGATCGTCGAACAGATGCCAGGCGGCGGCACAGATGAACTCGCGCGTGGTGACCATGCCGGCCGCGGCGTAGGTCAGGCATTCGCCCAGGATCTCCGCGTCCGAGCAGCCGTCGGCCAGCAGATGCCCGATCAGGTCGTCCCGCTCCCGGCGGCGGTGCGCCCGGATCGCCGGGCGGACGTCGGCGAGATGGATGCGCAGCCAGTTCACGTTCTGCCGGACCAGCCAGTACAGACCGCGCGCGCTCGTCAGCCCCGGCCGCCCGAACTCCTCGGGGAAGAAGGCGTCCAGCCGCCGCTTCAGCCCCGGGCGGCTGTGCGTCAACCCGATGATCTCCCGCACCACCTCGATCGCCATGGTGAAGCTCAGATCGGAGAGCCGGGCCCGCCCGGCCCGCCGCACCACGGCCACCTGCTCGTCGGCGACCCGGGCCATCAGCTCGCGGTAGTGCTCGTCCACCCGCCGGGGCGTGAAGAACCGGGCGGTCTGGCGGCGCTGCTCGCGGTGGCCGGGCCCGTCCTGGTACAGCACGGGCCGGCGGATCCTGGCCGGCAGCTTCTCCACCGTCTCGATGCCCAGCCCCGCCTGCACGGTGTCCGTGCTGCGCAGCACCTCACGGGCGGCGGCGTACCCGTGCACCCGCCAGGTCCCGTCCGCCCCGCGGCTCACCGGGCACCCGGACGGCGCCGCCCCTCGGTCGACCTTCCGTACGGACTCCTGAGCGTCCCCCACCCCGACCACCTTTCCGTTCGCCGGACCGGACGCCAGTGTGACCGGGGGGACGGGTCCGGCGATGCGCAGCTTTCGGCCACACGCGCGTGGCGGTGCGGAGGGGGAGGGGGACGTGGGGTCAGGAGGGGCGTACCGCGCCGCGCAGGGTGCCCTCGCCGACGGCCATGATCGGTTCCTCGCTGATGGGCGCGCCCGGGCGCGGGGCGTGGATCATCATGCCGCTGCCCGAGACCAGGCCGGTGTGACTGAGGTCGTCGTGGAAGAAGACCAGGTCGCCGGGGCGCAGCTCGTCGAGACCGACCCGGGGGAAGTCCTTGGCCTGGTCGAGCGTGGCGCGCGGCAGGGACACCCCGGCGGCCCGCCAGGCGGCCTGGTTGAGGCCGGACGGGTCGTACGACTCCGGTCCGGTGGCGCCCCACACACAGGGCCGCCCGATCTGGGCGCGGGCGAAGGCGAGGGCCTTGTCCGCCTTCCCGAGGTACGCGGTGCCGCCGACGCTGAAGGTGGCGCCGGTGGGAGCGGGGGGTGCGGCGGGGGCGGGGGGCGGTGCCGGGGCCGGTGCCGGGGCGGGCATGGGGGCGGGCGCGGGTGCGGGTGCCGGTGCGGCGGCCTGCTGGGGCGCCGGGTACTCGTACGGCAGGTACGGGAGACCGGATTCGGTGACGGGCATGCCGAGCGGGTCCGGCTGGCCGAGCGGAGGCGCCGGTGCGGGTGCGGCCGCCGGTGCTGCTGTGGACTGGAGGAAGGCCGCCACCACCGGGGAGGCGTAGCCGAACTCCGACGGCGGGAACCCGGTGGCGGGCAGCGCGCCACCGAACTCGGGCGCGGGTGCGGGCGTGGGCGCCGCGAAGGTGTCGGTGAGGGGGGCGGCGTAGTCGGTGACCGGTGCGGTCATGGCCGAGGGCGCGTAGTCGGGGGCGGGCGCCGCCGTCGCGGGCATCGCGTAGTCGGTGACGGGGGCCGGGAAGCCCGCGCCCTGGGTGAGGTACCCGGCCGTCGGTGCCGTGGAGGCGGCCCCGGGGGCCATGAGCGTGGATTCCGGAACCATGGGTCCGCCGCCGCCCAGCATGTCGTCCATGCTGCCGGGCTGGGTCGGTATGCCGGGCGCGAGGGCGCCGTACTCGCCCGAGGCGCCCTGGTAGCCGGCGGCCGCCGTGGCGAAGCCGCCCGTCGGTGCCGGTACGCCGCCCGCCGGGGTCGCGTACTCGGCCGGCGGAGCCTGAGTCGGGGTCTGTGCCTGCGTGGGGGACGGGATGACCGCCATCGGTGCCGTCAGGGCGACCGCCGGTGTCCCGAAGCCGCCACCCTGCGTCAGATAGTCCGAAGTCGGCGCCGTGGGAACGGAGTTCGGCATCGGGGCGGCGCCGCCGGTGAGCTGCGGGATGCCGCCGGTGTCGGTCAGCGGGTCGGTGCCGGTGGTGGGGGAGGGGTTGCCCGACCAGGCCGCCGCGGCCTCCGCGCGGTACGCCAACTGCTCGGCCGTGTCGCCGGGTTGGCCCGCGGAGAGCTGGGGCGGGCGGGACGGCGCGGGTGCGGCGGGCAGGGCCGCGGGCGCGGCCGGGGGCAGCGCGGCGACGGCTCCGCTCCCGCCGGGGAGTTCGGGTGTGCGCCGCTCGGGCGCCTCCAGTTCGAGGCGGCGTCCGGCTTCCAGTTCACGGGGTGCGCCGCCGCCCGTCGGGCGCTCCTCCCGCGGCGGACGGGCCGCCAGGGCGGGACGCTCGGGCATCCGGTCGGCGGGCAGGGTGGCGGCGAGCGTCGGTCCGACGTTGTTGCGGACCATGTCGAACCACTGGCGGGCCACGGAGTCCGTGGCGGCGTCGCCGGACCCCCGGGCGCCGCCGGCGGGCCTGCGGGTCGCGTTCGACCTGGCGCGAGTGGCGTTGAACGTCCCGGTGTCGCTCTCGGCCCGGTCGTACAACGCGCTGACGGCCTGCTGGATCTCCGCCCGGCTAGGCTCGCCGACCTCCGTCGCCATGGAAGACGTACTCCTTCCGTGCTCCGCCGGCCGAGGGGCGGTGGACCCGGACGGCCCGCGGTTCGGGCACGCCTCAAGTTCCCTGCCCTGCCGGGCGGTTGTGCTGTCCATGCCGGGTGCTGGTCACTTCCGGGACCCGGCCGCACCCAAGAGTGCCATGGACTCGGCGGAGGCCGCGCGGTGCGGCCCTGGCGTCAAACTAACCAACGTGTGTGGCCCGTGTGAAGATTGACGTGTTAAATGTCCGATATGAATTCGTGACCTTCGTCTCCAGCGCCGCCCCGTCGTCAACTTCGCGCGCGTGAAGCCGCCCCGGGCGGCCGCCTCGCCGGTGGCCCTGGCCCGCATCGCCTACCGGGACCGGCCGAAGAGCGGCACCTCAGCCCTGCCCGGCGTACGCTCGAAGTATGACGATGCGAGGTGGCGCCGACGGTTCCTGGTGTTCGCTGTGGTCGAAGGACTCGGCCCTGTCGATCGCCTCGGTGGGCTCGTTCCTGTCCGTCGGCTCCGTGGGCAGTTTCCTGTCGATCGGCTCGGTGGGCAGCGCCGCGTCCGCCGTGTCGGTGGGGTCCTGGCTGAGCGCCGGATCGGCGCTGTCCGCCCTGTCCACCGGCTCCGTCCTCGCCTGGCGCTCCCGCGGCGGCGTCCTCACCGGAGCGGCCGCGGCGACCGGCGTCGTCCTGCTGTGCGCCTGGTCGGCCGGCCGCGCCCGCACCCGCGGGGGCTGCTCGCCGCTGGCCTGAGCCCAGGGAGCCGAGCCCAGGGAGCTGCGGCGAGGGGGCTGTGGCCAGGGGGCTGTGGCCAGGGGGCTGTGGCCAGGGGGGAAGACGTCCTCCCGTCCCCGTCCCCGTCCCCGTCCGTGGCCTTCGCGAGCCCGACGCACGGGGCGTTGTCAGTGGTCGCCGGTAGGTTTTTCGGCGTCGGGGTGATCAGCCCGCGACAACCCCCCTGTGCTGCGCCGATCCGGCGTGCGCAGCCCTGCGCCGCGAAGGAGATGGTGCGTTGTCGGACTGGGAGAAGTCGAGCACGGCCCGGGTGGTGCCACCCGCGCGGCCACGCAAGCTCGCCAAGGTCCCCTTCGTCGAACTGGCCGACGGACGCCTCCAGGGCGTCGTCTCCAGCGGTTCGGACATCGAACGGGTGTACGTCTCGTCGGTCGCGTCCGGCACGTACGCCTTCGCGTGCAGCACCAACAACAACCGCCCCTGCGGCGGCGCCCGCGGCTCGTTCTGCAACCACATCCGCGCCCTGGTCACCGAGGCGGTGCTCCAGTACGGCGGTGATCGCGTCGCCCGCTATCTGCGCGCCGAGCCCGGTGGCGGAGGCGGCACGGACGCCGCGGCCCTCACCGCCGTCATGACGGGCACCCGCCCGCCGCAGGCGGACGGCAAGACACTCGCCGCACCCGTCTTCAGCAGGTTCCTGCGTCACCTCGCCTACCTCGAACTCGCCCCGGTCACCACGCCGTTGCCGGAGATGCACTGGTTCCCGCCGACCCGCGCGGCGGAGCCGGGGGCGCCCGCGGGGGAGCGCGAGGAGACGGCGGCCTCGTCCGTGGACGGTCTCGACGAGGCCCTCGCCGCGGTGGACGCCGTCGACCGGGCGCTGGTCACGGGGCTGCTGCGCCCTCGCCCCGAGCGCGCCGCCGACCTGCTGGAACTCGCCGACGCCCTGGCCGGCAGCCCGCTGGCGGGCGTGGTCGCCGAGGCCGCCGAGAAGGCCGGTGCCGCTGCCGCGGGGGAGGACCACTTCGTCGCCCTCGCCGCCGGCCGCACCGCTCTCCTGGGCGCCGCCCACGACGCGCTCACGGCGCTCGTGGACGAGACCACCGGCCGCACCCGCGGCGAACCGGCACCCCCGGCCGCGGGTGACCGTGAGACCGTCAACCTGCTGGCGGCGGCCCGCACCTGGCTCTCCGACCTCGCCCGCACCGGCTGGCAGGGCATCGACCACGAACTCGTCGGCGGCGCCGCCCCGATCGTCTCCGCGCTGCTTCCCCAGCCCGGACTGCGCCGTCTGGCCACGCTGCTCGACGGGTTCGCCGCCGAACTGGCCGCCTCCTGCCCGGGCGCCGCCCTCGACCGGATCCCGGCCCGCCGCTGGGGCGACCTGTGGGCCCGCGCCCTGCTGCTGACCTGCCCCGGCGCCGCCGAACCGGCCGCCACCGCGCCCGCCACCGGCCGGCTGCTGCCGCTCGGCGTCGACCTGCACGAACACGCCACCGCCGCGCAGGCCCAGGTGCACGCCGTGTTCGAGCCCGCCGACGGCACCGCGCCCCGGCTGGTCCGCGCGAGCGTCTCCGTGCCGAAGCCGGACACCGTCGTGGCCGCGGGCGTCTGGCAGTTGCTGCGGCCGCACCTCTCGCTGCTGGCGGCGCTCGGCGAGGGCCGGACCATGGACCTCGACGGCATGCCCCTCACCGAGGAGGGCGATCTCCTCTGGGACGACACCCTGGCCCGCGCGGGCGAGCCCGCCGACGCCCTCGCCACCGCCCGCGTCGCCCTCGCCACGGCCGTCACGCCGCCCGTCGCCCCGCTGGACCGCCACCCCGCACGCATCGCGGAGCCGGTGTTCCTGGAGGGCTACGAGATCCGGCAGGACGGCGACACCCTCACCTTCACGGTCGCCGGACAGCCGTACACGGTCGACACCGACCGCATCCCGGCCGCCGGACCGCTCACCCCCGAGGCGGTCGCCGCCTCCGGTGCCTGTATCGCCCTGCTGCGCTGGGACGACGGGGAGTTCCGGGTGCAGCCGCTCGCCGTCGAGACGACCGTGCGCCGCAAGCCCGTCGCCCTGCACGCGGGCGCGTGGGCCGGCGGCACCACCGACAAGGCCGGCCTCAGGGCGGAGAAGGCGGCCACCGACGCCGTCACCGTCCTGCGGGAGCGCGCGGGAAGGCTGCTGCGGAAGTGAGCGAGCGTCAGAGTGACGACCAGGTGGAGGCCCTGCCCCACGACAACCGCCGTCAGGTGCTGTACTGGCGGCTCCTCGCCCGGCTCTTCGACCCCGAGGAGCAGCCCGCGCTGGAGCGGGCGGGGCTCGCCGTCGTGGAGGACATCGGCCTGCCGGCCGCCCTGCTGGACCCGCAGGCGTCGGTCGACTCGATCGTCCAGCGCCACCCGGAACTGGCGGCGGAGTTCGACGGGTTGATGGTCACGGACGAGGACCAGGGCCCGGACGCGGACCCGGACGGCGAGGTCACCCGCGCCGGTGCCGCCGAGGTGCGTCGCGCCGCGCTCGTCTCCAAGGTGCTGCTCAACGTCTTCTCCACCGGCAGCGGAGCCGTCAGCGCGGGTCAGCTCTCCCGCTGGCAGTCCGACGCCGGCTGGCTGGAGCGCGCCCTCGGCTGCGCCCCCGGCGACCTGCGCGGCGGCCGCGGCTCCGGCGGTTCCGGCGGGGTCGCCCCCACCGGCACCGGAGGGGGCGGCAGGACACCGGACCTCAGCCGGCTGATCCCGGCGATCGGACCCGAACTGGGCGCCCTGGAGGCCGACCTCGTCAAGCGCATGCACCTGCGCGAGGTGCTCGCCGACCCGAAACTCGCGGCCCGGCTCACCCCGAGCATGTCGCTGGTCGAACAGCTCCTGCGCGACAAGAACAACCTCTCCGGGGTGGCCCTCGCCAACGCCAAGGACCTGATCCGGCGTTTCGTGGACGAGGTCGCCGACGTCCTGCGCACCCAGGTGGAGAAGGCCACGGTCGGCGCCATCGACCGCTCGGTCCCGCCCAAGCGCGTCTTCCGCAACCTCGACC encodes:
- a CDS encoding diacylglycerol/lipid kinase family protein; the protein is MVAGCAAVVAGGSGSGGWLVLLVGLAGLGLAGAGVWWMLAHRGGARLLGALLAVTAPVGVLVLYAASGLWVVAVGALALWAAALAAARAALRTVRRPKGTHGRKALPPRRPVLIMNVKSGGGKVVKHNLVERAEALGARVVLLGTDEGHTDPVAEARQAVADGADLLGVAGGDGTQALVAAVAAEHDLPFLVVAAGTRNHFAMDLGLDRSDPVLSLDALTHGVELRVDLGDVGGRAFVNTVSFGAYAEIVQSPEYRDAKATTALEHLPDLLQGQAGTTLDVRADDSSIHAPQALLVSNNPYARADPLGGGRRPRLETGLLGVIGVRVEGAAQAAELALLGERASGITSLTARRVVVEADRETVPVAVDGEALDLPTPVVCTVRPGALRVRVPRHRPGAAYAPPTVDWRRIVRLALGRPDPRTIKDAYDV
- a CDS encoding class I SAM-dependent methyltransferase, coding for MNDEDDGPRAAAVFDALGAAYEKAFAHSSAHHASLDWLLGRLAPGSRVLDVGSGTGRPTAHTLVSAGHRVLGVDVSPVMVELASRQVPDAEFRLADVSELTLEDGSFDAVCVYFSLLQIDRPGQAELIARLTRALAPGGTLVLATVPLDVDGVDAVFMGQAVRVTSFTAEDLVGVVRDAGLTVLAEQSMLFTPDHPEAVPEPHLFLYCEKP
- a CDS encoding phosphatase PAP2 family protein; protein product: MSDRRQKISALSLVSDLATMDQALYETVTVTRTPALDTALRRLSAAADHSKISFAVAAGLALCGRRPRRAAAMGVAAVGVASATANLLGKRLVRRPRPHRAEDSPFPGRHVPMPDSASFPSGHTASAVAFAAAVGPAFPVAAVPLGLLACAVGYSRVHTGVHYPGDVVAGALLGTGSAALIVALASRADV
- a CDS encoding cytochrome P450; the protein is MGDAQESVRKVDRGAAPSGCPVSRGADGTWRVHGYAAAREVLRSTDTVQAGLGIETVEKLPARIRRPVLYQDGPGHREQRRQTARFFTPRRVDEHYRELMARVADEQVAVVRRAGRARLSDLSFTMAIEVVREIIGLTHSRPGLKRRLDAFFPEEFGRPGLTSARGLYWLVRQNVNWLRIHLADVRPAIRAHRRRERDDLIGHLLADGCSDAEILGECLTYAAAGMVTTREFICAAAWHLFDDPALQKRYRAAEEPERLALLQEILRLEPVVGRLSRRTTAPLEVGGVRVGTGELITVHVDEANADPEVVGGDPLLLRPGRVLGLGPWAAGLAFGDGAHRCPGAGVAVLEADVLLSRLFALDGLRTAGVPRVSFKDDIGGYEIRDLTVVLPTGG
- a CDS encoding vWA domain-containing protein; the encoded protein is MSERQSDDQVEALPHDNRRQVLYWRLLARLFDPEEQPALERAGLAVVEDIGLPAALLDPQASVDSIVQRHPELAAEFDGLMVTDEDQGPDADPDGEVTRAGAAEVRRAALVSKVLLNVFSTGSGAVSAGQLSRWQSDAGWLERALGCAPGDLRGGRGSGGSGGVAPTGTGGGGRTPDLSRLIPAIGPELGALEADLVKRMHLREVLADPKLAARLTPSMSLVEQLLRDKNNLSGVALANAKDLIRRFVDEVADVLRTQVEKATVGAIDRSVPPKRVFRNLDLDRTIWKNLTNYSPEEERLYVDRLYYRHTARKTTPQRLIVVVDQSGSMVDSMVNCTILASIFAGLPKVDVHLIAYDTQALDLTPWVHDPFETLLRTQLGGGTDGTVAMALAEPKIAEPRNTVVVWISDFYEWRSQPLFDSMAALHRSGVKFIPVGSVTSSGRGSVNPWFRERFKDQGTPVLSGHIRKLVQELKTFLG
- a CDS encoding NlpC/P60 family protein; amino-acid sequence: MATEVGEPSRAEIQQAVSALYDRAESDTGTFNATRARSNATRRPAGGARGSGDAATDSVARQWFDMVRNNVGPTLAATLPADRMPERPALAARPPREERPTGGGAPRELEAGRRLELEAPERRTPELPGGSGAVAALPPAAPAALPAAPAPSRPPQLSAGQPGDTAEQLAYRAEAAAAWSGNPSPTTGTDPLTDTGGIPQLTGGAAPMPNSVPTAPTSDYLTQGGGFGTPAVALTAPMAVIPSPTQAQTPTQAPPAEYATPAGGVPAPTGGFATAAAGYQGASGEYGALAPGIPTQPGSMDDMLGGGGPMVPESTLMAPGAASTAPTAGYLTQGAGFPAPVTDYAMPATAAPAPDYAPSAMTAPVTDYAAPLTDTFAAPTPAPAPEFGGALPATGFPPSEFGYASPVVAAFLQSTAAPAAAPAPAPPLGQPDPLGMPVTESGLPYLPYEYPAPQQAAAPAPAPAPAPMPAPAPAPAPPPAPAAPPAPTGATFSVGGTAYLGKADKALAFARAQIGRPCVWGATGPESYDPSGLNQAAWRAAGVSLPRATLDQAKDFPRVGLDELRPGDLVFFHDDLSHTGLVSGSGMMIHAPRPGAPISEEPIMAVGEGTLRGAVRPS